AAAGATGATAAAGTATCTTCTCCAATTATGTGTGAAGTCAAGACAAAAGCGACAGTTGGACGTCCAAATAAGAGATTAAAAAGTGCtttagagagaaaaagaaaaattaaaaagcaaCCCAAACAGcaggttttatatatatatatatatatgtgtgtgttgtttataatttattttatatgatttttagattaatttatttatatatttttttacatgaactataattttatcattaaatttataattgtcAAGGTTGAAGATACCACACACATCATTACTGAACATCATGATCTGGATGCTGAATTTCAAGAGTTTGAAAATACGACTCAGGTATACTTTGGAATTgttttatatacttttataaaatatatatacaattgtACAATTATTTTAGGATGCATTGTCTAAGTATgttgttttgttaatttatatgcTATAATTCATTTGAAGGAATCAAGTGGAAGATGTTTATCTAAAGAGTTTGTTGCTCAAGAGATGACAGAACAAAATAGTTTTTCGTATACTCAACTTCTTCaggtaattaataatttaaaaattaaattattttatttttttattttttttgataatatttatttttgcagGATGCAATTGCAAGTTCTGaagaaaataaattcaaatgaattATAGATATTTGATGAATTTTGGTTCattatcttttttttctatatattttatgtttatgtttatgAGATTATGTAACAAACTTATAAATTTAGACGTTTTGATAAATGAGCAGGTCGAATGAATtacattttatgtttattttttgtgtAATGTgtgatttaaatatattttattaaatcttGTTTAATAATATGAACTAACAGGTCCATGTTTAACAAAAAACTAACAGGTCTATGTTGAACTAACAGGTCTATGTTTAATAACATGTGCATCAGTTCTAGTGGGTACGAAAAGCTGATTGAATAGAATAGGAATTGGTTAATTAATCCGTTGAGTCCCTAACTTTACCCAATTCATATTCAATTTGTTAGCATCAAAGCAATGACTATAATCCACATGTGCAATTTCACTTTTATTGAAAATGTTGTTATGTCATGTCTCCATCAGTTATGGTTAATTATCTAGTTCAATTCCTGAACTGAATGAGATAATTAACCAGAATTTTACCCATTATTGACGTACAAACTGGGTAATTCGTATTAAAAAAATCTGTGAGGTGGCAGCCTAAGAGGCTGCCACCTCACAGACTGCAGGAATTTCCTGCTGCCTAGGCAGCAGGAaattttttttcgattttaaatatctaattgTAGAGTTAATTGATAACATAGAATCCCATTGATTTCAAATCTCTTTTTCCATGTATGCAATATGACCAAATTGTAAACTAATAAATAGACAGTGCGACTCGCAGTCATCAATAATTAATCATATATTGTATTATATTATTACTTGATTTAATGGCATGTcaatcataattaaattaatattacaacTTTAAATTCTAGAAGTAATATAGTCATGTAATAATAGAAATGTATATACAGGTAATACTGTTAAATATATCGAGTGTCTGCTTAGATtttgagtaaaaaaataaaatttataattttttttgagtaTAAAACCGAGATTAATATTAAGCTCAAAACAGCAGCAAAACAACAAGAGTCTTGACTCAGACTCAATCAATCAGAAAGACTACTAACTTGCCATTTCTGGTACAAACTCAAGAAACTAGTAGAATTGCATCTAAAGGAAAACAGCTTCAACAAGACTTCCTGCCTAATCCAGTAATAGATCATCTCAGTATCCACTCTTTCATTCTGAAAAATTACTCTATTTCTGGCTTTCCTGATGTTATATACAGTACAACAGAACACAACTCTTCTGATTTTTGCCAACATGCTCTTCCCCTTTGTTTTCTTGCTGAACCAGGAGCATTCCCTCATCCAAGAGTAAACTCCTCTATTCATCAAACAGTTCTGGATTGCTTTCCCAAACACCCTTTTTAATACATGGCAATCAAAAAATAAGTGCTCAATGTTTTCCACCTCACTATTGCACAAAACACACACATCAGATTCTACACATCCCCATCTCTTCAGTTTATCTCTAGTCCTCAGTTTCTGCCTGattgaaaatttataattattaaaaataattagtaactaaatataattataatattttggcgagtcactacgagccacgtgtgaaacacgtaaagcgacactagtattTATATAAAAGTAATTATATATTTACACATGCTTTTATATAATGAAACAAGAGTTTTATTGCTCCTAACATATCAAAACAGCAGAGCTTAAATCCTATTCGAAATAGGCAAAAAAATCCTGCTAACGTCCAGATCTTCAAACCGGACTTTTGGGTAGAACCAATAATAAgtccattttattttcaattaaaattggaGGCAATTAGACCTACTAACCGGTTCTaccaataaataaaattgtaaactCGGTTAAGGTATAATGACCCAGAAACTTAACAAAATCTTCGTTAAATCTGGATGAAaccaaattaaactaattttatttttgataagtAATGTGGGTCATAACATTCATAGATTCTTGAAAGTGTCACCGACTGAATAAGAGGGCGGTTGTGAATTTAGGTAAAATAAACGTAAAAGTGTCAACTAAAAGACCCACTAACATTCATTCATCTCATTGCACTTTTCTTcatcaaataatcaaaaccgcGTCTGATGATTGCAGTTACTGCCCAAACATTAATTTTCGACAATTATAGAGGCAGATTGAGAAATTCTCCATTTTGGTGAATTATTaagattatagatagatagatgtgatcattaaaaatataaaaatgaagtatatcttattataattttataaattttaatataatttaaattttaaaatggatattataatttttaaagtggataaaaatattgtattaaattctatattgatattaaaatttaaattttataataaacaattgaaattattttcaaaatatctcattttaaaatataattacaataaatttgtCCATCTTTTGATAATTTTCCACTCTATACtaataataaacatatttacaaaagtaactATTATATATAGAAGGCTTATCCGattttaggttaaaattttatatagtcACTCTCTTTTCTTTATCTTCTCTCTCTTCCCTcttaaaattatcttttttttattcatttgattattaatttgtCTCTTCCGGTTGCTTTTCCGTTCGCTTTTCTGTTCGCGTTTCCGTTCGTTTATTTCTGATGAAGTTCTTGTCGTTTCCAGTCGTTTTTCCGTTCATCTCTTCCGTTCGCACTTTTTCATTTATCTCtcccgttcgcgctatggatttcttgacattatttttagatttgcataattttttaaattttttgtgatgatttaaacattttgtaaataaattattatagatttatgagttttttatttataaaattgttctattattcatatatttaattattttatctttctcTTATTAATAGATTTGTTTATCTACTAtaatgctactgattttgtgaagaacgaattgatttatggcgtaattgtaatgtttttataatgtatttacatTATagtttttggtgtatttatagtgtatttctggtatTTTTCGGTGTATTTatgttttttggtgtatttctgtcgtttttttagtatatctatggtgcatttataatgtttatggtgtatttgtcgtgtttatggtgtatttgcagtattTTTTATGGTATACACTATAAACACGCTACAAAAACAGTACTATAGATACAACaatattgttacactataaaaaaaaacgtagttttactaaaaaaaacacaatacaTACACTATATTACACtatagttacactaaaaaatacgatataatttttttaaaaaaaaaacaactgaaaaagatcaataaaaaaataaattattaaaaagtgaaataaaaatatttataaaattaagaaaaaagtatttttcgtaaaaaaattgaaaaattgaaaaattaaaataaaaaacaatataaaattataaagaaaataaaaaatagtatacCCTAGTAAATTTCCTCTAAACAATTCTTACCATTCATTATATACAGTTCCGTCCATAACTCCATGTGCATATTGGTGCTTACatattctcttttttatttcaCTTCTCATTCACTAATAAACAAATTATGGcttaaatatatgtatattatcagattttttgttttaaaattattttactatagtttaaatcaatatttaaattaattgtatttattaatattatttttattttagtaatataattaatattttatgattaaacgataataatttaaaacccgctaaaaacatatttttcattcttttatttgatttatttaattttttcacttttaatattttatctacAAGTTCAAACAATATCAATAGAGCAATAACGATTAGTTAGCAATTGACAAGTCATGACTTCAGAATTTATCCATTTTGAACTATCGCAATACACAATTTTTGTTActatatattttcattttgttATTCAATTTCATTTGCTTgtttccacttttcattatttgtGTTTACAAATTCAAACAATACAGTTAGGCACCGTTTGGGGAGACGGTCGTGCTAAGATACTCAACAATACTTCCATCTTTTAATTTCCCACCTCCTAGGCGGAAAATTTAAATccatcatttttaataaatggttaaatattttaaatttttctttataaatccatgaattttataattaatccaAACAGTAATAttcaatatattaattttacattttatatatttaaaatttatcgatttaataaaatttatggatttcAAAATCTCTCAATCCAAACAGTGCCTTAAAACTTAGAAGCAATAACGATTTTAAGGATTGAAAATGATAGAGAAtgttatgcacgtggctcgtaacgtaactcgtcaatgtacatattagtaaatttattataattatatcaattttttatttataattaatattaaattagttaataatttttgtaaaaataaatataatatattcggttattatatttttttccatactgaatttattcttttttatgttttataataaccataattaaataattaatttaattttattagtaatacctttaaaaataataagatagaaatttaaataataatatattgaccaaatacagtattttcattttatagttaaatcaaactaaaagataggtattcctactaatttggagacaatttagttattttttacatactaaactaaattggagataatttagctatctattttaattagaattttaattacaatagtgattaattaaataactaattagtcaatgactataaaacctttatttagtaataaactgaaaaggattattcagtaaatttgcctgtcccacccccatccgtgcttttatatactagcgttttcgccacgtgctacgcacgtgagcgacatttacatgacccgttatatatattgaatattaaaaaattatttatgacaaatagtttagtttataataaattaatataatttttaatataaattaaaattatagttagttgttattattaatatggtttatacatatatattaaatattaaataaatgatcaattttttttagtatttggATATGTGTGATATTTCTATGACCCGtcagttattttaataataattttatattttaatgaaaacataattattaattaattagaaactattaaaatagttattagaattagagtattaattaaaataaattacttataatgctatgttaagataattgtttagaatactaactaaaacaaatataataatatacattaatataaatataattatatgacccgttgtttaataaattttagtgaAGAGTAATATTATacatttagttaaataaatttaaataaatacattATGACACATAATATTCATTTAGTAGTCTTCAGATaaatatgacccgttatatatattatataatttttattatagcTTTTCTTTCAAATAGAAATTGCAATacataattgatattttaatattatttaaattagtaaaattgtttatttattaaaattaaaattgtagcATTTGAGT
This window of the Mercurialis annua linkage group LG5, ddMerAnnu1.2, whole genome shotgun sequence genome carries:
- the LOC126681973 gene encoding uncharacterized protein LOC126681973, which translates into the protein MRSEIKKRICKHQYAHGVMDGTVYNEWQKLRTRDKLKRWGCVESDVCVLCNSEVENIEHLFFDCHVLKRVFGKAIQNCLMNRGVYSWMRECSWFSKKTKGKSMLAKIRRVVFCCTVYNIRKARNRVIFQNERVDTEMIYYWIRQEVLLKLFSFRCNSTSFLSLYQKWQVSSLSD